One Candidatus Woesearchaeota archaeon genomic region harbors:
- a CDS encoding N-acetylneuraminate synthase family protein, with product MDVTMATYQWPNEPFIIAEIGGNHEGNFSYAKKLLSDVVKSGADAVKFQIYTADKIVNKIEGAERNKHFKKFSLSTEQFIELAHSAKKNNILFMASLWDEESIETFNPYLSIHKVGSGDMTNYPLLELLAKKDKPLIISTAMATLAEIKDMVRFLDSINPRLRKEKKLALLHCVATYGDPKDEYAQLLAIKKMQEEFKDIAIGYSDHTGGIYACELAIAMGCKIIEKHFTDDKKREFRDHHISADLEDMRTLLEKKKKIYALLGTCEKQPVAAIETSERIKEFRRAVYLKKDAPAGTLLTKEMLTTLRPNRGIDARDFYKLLGKKLVVKKKAFESISWKDVQ from the coding sequence ATGGATGTAACTATGGCAACCTATCAATGGCCGAATGAACCTTTCATCATTGCAGAAATCGGTGGGAATCATGAAGGTAATTTTTCCTATGCAAAAAAATTGCTTTCTGACGTAGTAAAGAGTGGTGCAGATGCAGTTAAATTTCAGATATACACCGCAGATAAGATCGTCAATAAGATTGAAGGTGCTGAGCGAAACAAGCACTTTAAAAAATTCTCATTGTCTACTGAACAGTTTATTGAGCTCGCGCATAGTGCAAAAAAGAATAATATTCTGTTCATGGCTTCTCTCTGGGATGAGGAATCTATCGAAACCTTTAACCCTTATCTGAGCATTCATAAAGTAGGATCAGGAGATATGACGAATTATCCCTTACTTGAACTCCTTGCAAAAAAGGATAAACCATTGATTATTTCAACAGCTATGGCAACCTTAGCCGAGATTAAAGATATGGTCCGCTTTCTTGATAGTATCAATCCACGCTTACGAAAAGAAAAAAAACTTGCACTGCTCCATTGTGTGGCAACCTATGGAGATCCAAAAGACGAGTATGCTCAATTACTTGCCATAAAAAAAATGCAAGAAGAATTTAAGGATATTGCCATTGGTTATTCAGACCATACTGGAGGGATTTATGCATGTGAATTAGCAATAGCCATGGGATGTAAAATCATAGAAAAACATTTCACTGATGATAAAAAACGAGAATTTCGTGATCACCATATTTCGGCTGATTTAGAAGATATGAGAACGCTTCTAGAGAAAAAAAAGAAGATTTATGCACTTCTCGGGACTTGTGAAAAACAGCCTGTTGCTGCAATAGAAACTTCTGAACGAATTAAGGAATTTCGGCGAGCGGTTTATCTTAAGAAAGATGCTCCTGCAGGTACCTTACTTACCAAAGAGATGTTAACAACCCTACGACCAAACAGGGGAATAGATGCACGAGACTTCTACAAACTTCTTGGAAAAAAACTTGTTGTAAAGAAAAAAGCATTCGAATCTATTTCCTGGAAGGATGTTCAATAG
- a CDS encoding glycosyltransferase family 4 protein — translation MEIAYVANKFFPGTAANTIQIISMAEALQANNVGVTLIAFRGSDKGNAEAIFKSYDVRYPFKVILLNPAKSYYLREIQLMMYVFQQRKKYQNIYSRSLLFSLFVKSFFPSKKVVYELHDFVKNSLFKTLFQSGAKRFDMIVVISKRLKKDLAQAGITKVCYLPDGVDRAKFDNITTQKAELRQGLGLPSNKILVLYSGNFHPAKGLYTFLDSFSFLREDLKKTVQFLILGGTKDEISRLQKAYPYAWFTGYKEHREIPKFLKAVDIFIIANSAREDLGETYRVAKYYTSPLKLFEYMAAKNPMIATKVPALQEILDQHAALLVEPDSPQAIAKAIQRLIKNPRLAKNTSENAYKKVKKFSWYLRAKRIKAMF, via the coding sequence ATGGAGATAGCCTACGTCGCAAACAAGTTTTTTCCTGGAACTGCCGCCAATACTATTCAGATTATTTCGATGGCAGAAGCATTGCAAGCAAATAATGTAGGGGTTACGCTTATTGCTTTTCGAGGTTCTGATAAGGGGAACGCAGAAGCAATTTTTAAGAGTTATGATGTAAGATACCCTTTCAAGGTAATTCTGCTGAATCCTGCAAAGAGCTATTATCTACGAGAAATCCAACTCATGATGTATGTTTTTCAGCAAAGAAAAAAATATCAAAATATTTATTCAAGAAGCCTGCTCTTTTCGCTTTTTGTCAAAAGTTTTTTTCCTTCGAAAAAGGTAGTCTATGAACTTCATGATTTCGTTAAGAATAGTCTGTTTAAAACACTTTTCCAAAGCGGAGCTAAGCGATTTGATATGATTGTTGTTATATCTAAACGACTCAAAAAAGACCTTGCCCAAGCCGGCATAACCAAGGTGTGTTACCTTCCTGATGGCGTTGATAGAGCTAAATTCGACAATATAACGACACAGAAAGCAGAGCTTCGCCAAGGATTAGGGCTACCAAGTAACAAAATCCTTGTTCTTTATTCAGGAAATTTTCATCCGGCAAAAGGGCTATACACGTTTCTTGATTCATTTTCTTTTCTTCGAGAAGACCTCAAGAAAACAGTGCAGTTTTTGATTCTTGGAGGAACAAAGGATGAAATTTCTCGATTACAAAAAGCATATCCTTATGCATGGTTTACTGGCTACAAAGAGCACCGCGAGATCCCAAAGTTTCTTAAGGCTGTAGATATCTTTATTATTGCGAATAGTGCACGAGAAGATTTAGGAGAAACGTATCGTGTTGCAAAGTATTATACCTCCCCGCTAAAACTTTTTGAGTACATGGCTGCGAAGAATCCAATGATTGCAACAAAAGTTCCAGCCCTCCAAGAGATTTTAGACCAACATGCTGCATTACTTGTTGAGCCAGACAGCCCTCAGGCCATAGCAAAGGCAATCCAAAGATTAATAAAGAATCCTCGATTAGCAAAAAACACGAGCGAAAATGCCTATAAGAAAGTAAAAAAGTTTTCATGGTACCTTCGTGCAAAACGCATCAAGGCTATGTTTTAA
- a CDS encoding glycosyltransferase, producing the protein MVKITVYIASYNYGKFLETAIKSVLKQTIQDFELIIFDDGSTDNTKSILGKYENHPKIKIIYQQNQGLPKTSNKALQMSTGEYIIRLDADDYFDENIILLLSHVLDTKPDVALVYPDYYEINEEGEIIGIVRRKKIGEEAKLLDLPAHGACTMIRKKVLLQIGGYCEDIGCQDGYDLWLKLTKKFKPYNVNIPLFYYRKHHQSLTSQPTKILEARRQLKEKFVKDVMKKKKVCMIIPVRRESAILPDLPFQKVGGKPLMGYAITAALKAKAVAKVIVTTEDTEIASIAKTLGAEVILRPASLAKTNTPIEPTITYVLDKLKQQNFSPDIVGVLFYTSPLITEKHINEAIHTLVIFNADTVIGVKENQRLHYIHGKNGLEPLFTKRLLKIERSFLYEESGSLIVSRRSAITKKSIAGKSMSHIVLPDEEAIDIEDLFTFWLIKMILEHHDERENLLNKKISRGY; encoded by the coding sequence ATGGTTAAAATCACCGTATATATCGCATCGTATAACTATGGAAAATTTCTTGAAACAGCAATAAAGAGTGTTCTTAAGCAGACTATTCAAGATTTTGAACTGATTATATTTGACGATGGATCTACTGATAATACTAAAAGCATTCTTGGTAAGTATGAAAATCATCCAAAAATAAAAATAATTTATCAGCAGAATCAAGGACTTCCCAAAACCTCAAATAAGGCCCTGCAGATGAGTACTGGCGAATATATTATTCGTCTTGATGCAGATGATTATTTTGATGAAAACATTATTCTTCTTCTTTCCCATGTGCTTGATACAAAGCCAGATGTTGCATTAGTCTATCCAGACTACTATGAAATCAATGAAGAAGGAGAGATAATAGGCATTGTACGTCGAAAAAAAATTGGAGAAGAAGCAAAGCTGTTAGACCTGCCCGCACATGGAGCATGCACGATGATCCGTAAGAAAGTACTCCTCCAAATCGGAGGCTACTGTGAAGATATTGGTTGCCAGGATGGTTATGATTTGTGGTTAAAGCTTACCAAGAAGTTTAAACCGTACAATGTAAATATCCCTTTGTTTTACTATCGGAAACATCATCAAAGCTTAACATCTCAGCCAACAAAGATACTTGAGGCACGAAGACAACTCAAAGAAAAATTTGTCAAAGATGTTATGAAAAAGAAAAAAGTATGCATGATCATCCCTGTACGAAGAGAATCTGCTATACTTCCCGATCTTCCTTTCCAAAAGGTAGGAGGAAAGCCATTAATGGGTTATGCCATCACTGCAGCACTAAAAGCAAAAGCTGTTGCCAAAGTGATAGTAACTACTGAAGATACGGAGATTGCGTCTATCGCAAAAACACTTGGTGCTGAAGTAATTTTACGACCAGCTTCCCTTGCAAAAACAAACACCCCTATAGAACCGACAATAACCTATGTATTAGATAAATTAAAGCAGCAGAATTTTAGTCCTGATATTGTTGGAGTTCTCTTTTATACCTCACCTCTGATTACCGAGAAACATATCAATGAGGCAATACATACCCTGGTTATTTTTAATGCAGATACAGTTATCGGTGTAAAGGAAAATCAACGTCTTCATTATATCCATGGTAAAAATGGTCTTGAACCGCTGTTTACGAAAAGATTGTTGAAGATAGAACGTTCTTTTCTCTATGAAGAAAGCGGTAGCCTCATTGTTTCAAGACGATCAGCTATCACCAAAAAAAGTATTGCTGGTAAAAGCATGAGCCATATTGTATTGCCTGACGAAGAAGCAATCGATATTGAAGATCTGTTTACGTTTTGGTTAATAAAAATGATATTAGAACATCATGATGAACGTGAAAATCTTTTGAACAAAAAAATATCGCGGGGATATTAG
- a CDS encoding NTP transferase domain-containing protein produces MIKIAAFIQARMGSTRLPGKTLMLIQGKPLLWHVVERTSQVKGINEIVVLTSAEEKDNQLAKYCQDQKIACFRGSEQNVFERFYQAAQKYKPQIIVRLTADNPFIDPKLVEKGLLLHQKSHADITSTREMNGQKVIRYVPAGFSFDIINSATLLDLELSMLDPFEQEHVIPYFFNHRKRFSISLVKPEDITKDDIQQSFSIDTQNDLTFANQLMQQLKGRTFGYKDVLRLTSKETKNKRRISNG; encoded by the coding sequence ATGATAAAGATTGCTGCGTTTATCCAAGCACGCATGGGTTCCACAAGACTTCCTGGCAAGACCTTAATGCTTATTCAGGGAAAACCGTTACTCTGGCATGTGGTCGAGAGAACATCACAAGTTAAGGGAATCAACGAAATCGTTGTTCTCACCTCTGCTGAGGAAAAAGATAATCAGCTAGCAAAGTATTGCCAAGATCAAAAGATAGCTTGTTTTAGAGGTTCTGAGCAGAATGTTTTTGAACGGTTTTACCAAGCTGCTCAAAAATATAAGCCACAGATTATTGTTCGTTTAACCGCAGACAACCCATTTATAGACCCAAAGCTTGTTGAAAAAGGACTTCTCCTTCACCAAAAAAGCCATGCAGATATAACCTCAACAAGAGAGATGAATGGTCAAAAAGTCATTCGCTATGTCCCTGCTGGATTTAGTTTTGATATTATCAACAGCGCCACGCTTCTTGATCTAGAACTTTCAATGCTAGATCCTTTTGAACAAGAGCACGTTATTCCTTATTTTTTTAATCACCGCAAACGATTTAGCATCAGCTTGGTAAAACCAGAGGACATTACTAAAGATGATATCCAACAAAGCTTTAGCATTGACACGCAAAACGACCTTACATTTGCAAATCAACTTATGCAACAGCTGAAGGGAAGAACATTTGGGTACAAGGATGTTTTGCGTCTTACAAGCAAAGAAACGAAGAATAAACGGAGAATAAGCAATGGTTAA
- the asnB gene encoding asparagine synthase (glutamine-hydrolyzing) has protein sequence MCSIAGFDFSDKTLMAKMNRVLSHRGPDDHGIYIDDKVSLGHNRLSIIDISKAGHQPMSNVDETVWIVFNGEIYNYQEIKKLLEKKYRFSSTSDTEVIIYAYMEWGSRCVERFNGMWAFCIYDKKKELFFLSRDRIGKKPLYYYFDGNCFIFSSELKGILAHDNVPRKTNPEAVSLYLTMGFIPAPSTIFQNIRKLERSENLLYSLKEKSIKRETYYELPIPQQIYDKKNLIQEGEELLDDAVRLRKIADVDVGSFLSGGIDSSLVSTLLRKYTTTKLHTFSIGFENPLYDETPYAQLMAEHLQTEHHHDYFTEKDFERILARYARIYDEPFADMAAFPTIKVSELARKFVKVSLTGEGGDEIFGGYPLYRAAAKVAFVKKIPRNIRSSCSSLLNSIQTFPSIKKGIDLSLQPPERFYQGMFCQEHDDPTWFNQNFPPVLKKYQNLTESAMKFDLFYYTVPDKFNVKADRAGMANGLEIRCPLLDYRLFSYSAKIPTTYKVDIFHTKKLMKEIVQKVLPRKIITKKKKGFTPPVFEWMTTTYSNLVEEAMDNIAQYSVLSKDNMSQQLVQEYRSAFIKKRLNMYQRDKIYRLFILDNWTKEWLHHNE, from the coding sequence ATGTGCTCAATTGCTGGTTTTGATTTCTCAGATAAAACACTGATGGCCAAAATGAATAGAGTACTTTCCCATCGTGGCCCTGATGATCATGGAATATACATCGACGATAAGGTATCTCTCGGACATAATCGTCTCTCAATCATTGATATTTCAAAAGCAGGCCATCAACCTATGAGCAATGTTGATGAAACTGTCTGGATAGTCTTCAATGGAGAAATTTATAACTACCAAGAAATAAAAAAGCTGCTTGAAAAAAAGTACCGTTTTAGCTCAACCTCTGATACTGAAGTCATCATTTATGCATACATGGAATGGGGATCGCGATGCGTTGAACGTTTTAATGGGATGTGGGCATTCTGTATTTATGATAAAAAAAAAGAATTATTTTTTTTGAGTAGAGACCGTATTGGAAAAAAACCATTATACTATTATTTTGATGGAAATTGTTTTATCTTTAGTTCAGAGCTCAAAGGAATACTCGCGCATGATAATGTTCCTCGAAAAACGAATCCTGAAGCAGTTAGTCTGTACCTTACTATGGGATTTATTCCTGCGCCATCTACTATTTTCCAGAATATACGCAAGCTAGAGCGATCAGAGAATCTTCTTTATTCCCTCAAAGAGAAGTCCATAAAACGTGAGACTTATTATGAACTTCCTATTCCTCAACAGATATACGACAAAAAAAATCTGATTCAAGAAGGTGAAGAACTTCTTGATGATGCTGTACGATTACGAAAGATTGCTGATGTTGATGTTGGCTCTTTTTTAAGTGGCGGTATAGATTCTTCACTCGTTTCCACACTATTGCGAAAATACACGACAACCAAGCTCCATACCTTCTCCATAGGATTTGAGAATCCGTTATATGATGAGACACCATACGCACAGCTTATGGCAGAACATCTACAAACAGAACACCACCATGATTACTTTACCGAAAAAGACTTTGAGCGAATTCTTGCTCGATATGCGAGGATTTACGATGAACCCTTTGCAGACATGGCTGCTTTTCCCACAATCAAAGTTTCAGAGCTCGCACGTAAATTTGTCAAAGTTAGTTTAACGGGCGAAGGTGGCGATGAAATTTTTGGTGGTTATCCACTTTACCGGGCAGCTGCAAAAGTTGCTTTTGTTAAAAAGATTCCTCGAAACATCAGATCATCGTGCTCTTCTCTCCTCAACTCAATACAGACATTTCCAAGCATTAAAAAAGGAATAGATCTTTCTCTTCAACCTCCTGAACGATTCTATCAGGGAATGTTTTGTCAAGAACATGATGACCCAACATGGTTCAACCAGAATTTTCCTCCAGTTCTCAAAAAATATCAGAATCTTACCGAAAGTGCAATGAAATTTGATCTTTTTTATTATACCGTTCCTGATAAATTCAATGTCAAAGCAGATCGGGCAGGAATGGCAAATGGATTAGAAATACGATGCCCTTTACTGGATTATCGACTTTTCTCGTACAGTGCAAAGATTCCTACGACTTACAAGGTTGATATATTCCATACAAAAAAGCTTATGAAAGAAATTGTACAGAAAGTCCTTCCTCGAAAGATAATCACGAAAAAAAAGAAAGGATTTACACCACCTGTATTTGAATGGATGACAACAACTTATAGCAATCTTGTAGAAGAGGCTATGGATAATATAGCACAGTACTCTGTTCTGTCAAAAGATAACATGAGTCAACAACTTGTTCAGGAATATCGCAGTGCATTCATAAAAAAAAGGCTGAATATGTATCAACGAGACAAAATCTATCGTCTTTTTATTTTAGATAACTGGACAAAAGAGTGGTTACACCATAATGAGTAG
- a CDS encoding methyltransferase domain-containing protein — MNPSFLQWLRCAACRGELKIHKYKQKTGKEIVEGLIRCISCKKEFPIVNGIPRMVPKENYADSFGMEWNLHLKTMLDSATGKPIIYNTVVERTGWDKAFLKNKLVLECGCGAGIDSEILLQLGAKLISFDLSTAVDAAFKNNHKAKNLVGMFQGDITNIPLLEKSFDIVYCHRVLQHTPNPHRSFVSMAKYVKPKGTLFMHSYDNTWKNMTHWRYLYRPITKRMNQKKIYSLITKHGPFLHKLTTRLDQYYPGRVIHHFFIPFHNYSQTYGKKYNLTPEQLYDFEIMNTFDSLSPRYDQPTSPKIMQKWFKEAGFEKIMLVRRNPVIMKGIKS, encoded by the coding sequence ATGAACCCTTCTTTTTTGCAATGGTTGCGCTGTGCAGCTTGTCGTGGAGAACTAAAGATTCACAAATACAAGCAAAAGACTGGAAAAGAGATAGTTGAAGGATTAATACGCTGCATTTCCTGTAAAAAAGAGTTTCCGATTGTTAATGGAATTCCACGAATGGTTCCTAAGGAAAACTATGCAGATTCCTTTGGAATGGAATGGAACCTTCATCTCAAGACTATGTTAGATAGTGCAACGGGAAAGCCGATTATCTATAATACGGTTGTGGAACGCACGGGATGGGATAAAGCCTTTCTGAAGAACAAGCTTGTTTTGGAATGCGGATGTGGTGCTGGTATTGATTCAGAGATACTTCTCCAACTTGGCGCAAAACTAATTTCATTTGACCTTTCAACAGCAGTTGATGCTGCTTTTAAGAACAACCATAAAGCAAAAAATCTTGTCGGCATGTTCCAGGGAGATATTACCAACATTCCCCTGTTAGAGAAGAGCTTTGACATTGTTTATTGCCATCGAGTATTACAGCATACACCAAATCCTCATCGTTCATTTGTATCCATGGCGAAATATGTCAAGCCAAAAGGAACTTTATTCATGCACTCGTATGATAATACATGGAAAAACATGACACACTGGAGATACCTCTATAGGCCTATAACAAAACGAATGAATCAAAAAAAGATTTATTCACTTATTACCAAACATGGACCTTTTCTTCATAAACTGACCACACGGCTCGATCAATATTATCCAGGAAGAGTGATTCATCATTTTTTCATTCCTTTCCACAATTATAGCCAAACTTATGGCAAGAAATATAATTTAACTCCTGAACAACTGTATGATTTTGAGATTATGAACACCTTTGATTCTTTATCACCAAGGTATGATCAACCAACATCACCCAAAATCATGCAGAAATGGTTTAAAGAAGCAGGATTTGAAAAGATCATGCTCGTCAGGAGAAATCCAGTCATTATGAAAGGTATTAAATCGTAG
- a CDS encoding glycosyltransferase: MQTPKLKYKVCMVTVTYNDRFSFLKQVIDAAKKEGVTKVIVIDNHSDEKSRVRLRALAQSKKYRSFLTAISLERNTGSAGGFKRGIEEAMKIKECDFVWLLDDDNMPLPSSLAVLCSFWETLPEDKKQTIALHSWRSNADMLKYHNYDELKNPQKVHYILGKQNTFFMFHLVHTPLNLIKRMALSLAGKPQTKKWDHGVVQVPWATNGGLFFHRDLISSIGLPDERFYIYLDDLEFTSRITRIINGTIYLLTESKVKDLDRPPYNPSLKGTLRYFDRIVHEPNKIKSYYSIKNRIVWEKNFNCSHRSIFILNRIIFMTCHQVITFLCYRRYRMQTALFKKAVCDGLKTKINKITLPASKKW; the protein is encoded by the coding sequence ATGCAAACGCCTAAGCTAAAGTACAAAGTATGTATGGTGACCGTTACCTATAATGACCGATTTTCTTTCTTGAAACAGGTTATTGATGCTGCGAAAAAAGAAGGAGTTACAAAAGTAATTGTTATTGATAACCACTCAGATGAAAAAAGTCGTGTCCGATTACGGGCACTCGCACAATCAAAAAAATATCGATCATTTTTAACGGCGATTTCTCTTGAAAGAAATACTGGTTCAGCAGGCGGCTTTAAGCGTGGTATTGAAGAAGCAATGAAGATAAAGGAATGTGACTTTGTTTGGCTTCTCGATGATGATAATATGCCGTTGCCATCAAGTCTTGCTGTGCTTTGTTCTTTCTGGGAAACACTTCCTGAAGACAAGAAGCAGACAATAGCGCTTCACTCATGGAGAAGTAACGCAGATATGCTTAAGTATCACAATTACGATGAGCTTAAAAATCCTCAAAAAGTCCATTATATTCTTGGAAAGCAAAATACTTTTTTTATGTTTCATCTCGTTCATACCCCCCTCAATTTGATAAAACGGATGGCCCTTTCTTTGGCTGGTAAGCCTCAAACAAAGAAATGGGATCATGGTGTTGTACAAGTTCCTTGGGCAACGAATGGAGGGCTTTTTTTTCATAGGGATTTGATCTCATCTATTGGGCTTCCTGATGAGCGGTTTTATATCTACCTTGATGATCTGGAATTTACCTCACGAATTACCCGCATCATTAATGGAACGATCTACCTTTTGACTGAGAGTAAGGTTAAGGATCTTGATCGACCTCCCTATAACCCTTCACTGAAAGGAACACTTCGCTATTTTGACCGTATTGTTCATGAGCCTAATAAGATCAAAAGTTATTATTCTATCAAAAACCGAATCGTTTGGGAAAAGAATTTTAACTGTTCTCATCGTTCTATATTTATACTTAACAGAATTATTTTTATGACCTGTCATCAAGTAATTACTTTTTTGTGTTACAGAAGATATAGAATGCAAACTGCACTATTTAAGAAAGCAGTTTGCGATGGTCTCAAAACTAAAATAAACAAAATTACCTTGCCTGCTTCTAAGAAATGGTAA
- a CDS encoding flippase, whose protein sequence is MSYTQKAIKGIMAVSLSTFLSGVFGYLARILLARSLTTAELGLFYSLFTVLMFILIFVDMGYSTAIVKHIAQNITEKKKEMGGAIRIVMGIQLGIALIIGTTLIISADWQAAHYFHDPSVIVPLKIFVGILIIKVLINFIPSIFAGLQYMGIVSVLRFLDRFLFLMLVYVLLLLGLEKSTLLPTYAYFITVAILLVVQLILLHKYKLIPLITQSIRSTRKEFFSLSHFAFFSMFTAVGGIIIGYIDTLMLTYFVPMSDVGIYNTVLPTVLILSTTATAISTVFFPMVSELWAKKDLNRITWGIVKLYNYSFWIMVPLGMIMFIFPQEIILLLFGSDYLSGVRAMQILAIGALVLSLNAINQASLNGLGKPEKITKIYVIAALFNFFGNLLLIPRYGIVGAAVTTTISYFLILILSTYMLYRVIPFSNQFWHSWIKTLIAGVLFIGIVSFLKYYLTLNMYAEALITITVAGIGYLVITHLFKIWNLQELRSTIALITRKKNA, encoded by the coding sequence ATGAGTTATACCCAAAAAGCAATTAAGGGAATCATGGCTGTATCCTTGTCCACCTTTCTTTCTGGCGTTTTTGGCTATCTTGCACGAATTCTTTTAGCACGAAGCCTTACTACTGCAGAGCTTGGCCTTTTTTATTCCCTGTTTACCGTATTAATGTTTATTCTCATCTTTGTTGACATGGGATACAGTACTGCCATTGTCAAGCATATTGCGCAAAATATCACTGAGAAAAAAAAGGAGATGGGTGGAGCTATTCGTATTGTCATGGGCATCCAGTTAGGAATAGCGCTCATTATTGGAACAACCCTGATTATTAGTGCAGACTGGCAAGCTGCACATTACTTTCACGATCCTTCAGTAATAGTTCCACTTAAAATTTTTGTTGGTATCCTCATTATTAAGGTATTAATCAATTTCATTCCGAGTATTTTTGCAGGATTACAGTATATGGGTATAGTGAGTGTTCTCCGCTTTCTTGACAGGTTTCTCTTTCTCATGCTGGTCTATGTGCTCCTTCTCCTTGGATTAGAAAAAAGTACCCTTCTTCCAACGTATGCTTATTTTATTACCGTAGCTATCCTCCTCGTTGTTCAACTCATCTTATTGCACAAGTACAAACTTATTCCTCTAATTACGCAATCGATCCGTTCTACAAGAAAAGAATTTTTCTCGTTGAGTCATTTTGCTTTTTTTTCAATGTTTACTGCAGTTGGTGGAATAATTATCGGTTATATTGATACCTTGATGTTAACCTATTTTGTACCTATGAGTGATGTTGGTATCTATAATACTGTTCTTCCTACGGTTTTAATTCTCTCAACAACCGCAACAGCCATTAGCACGGTTTTCTTTCCGATGGTATCAGAACTTTGGGCAAAAAAAGACCTTAACAGAATCACCTGGGGAATTGTAAAGCTCTATAACTATTCCTTCTGGATAATGGTCCCCTTAGGAATGATCATGTTCATCTTTCCACAAGAGATCATTCTCTTACTCTTTGGATCTGATTATCTTTCAGGAGTACGAGCAATGCAAATCTTAGCTATCGGAGCATTAGTTTTGAGCTTAAATGCCATTAATCAAGCAAGCCTTAATGGATTAGGAAAACCAGAAAAAATAACCAAGATTTATGTTATTGCAGCACTCTTTAACTTTTTCGGTAATCTTCTTCTTATTCCACGCTATGGTATTGTTGGTGCAGCAGTTACCACAACGATAAGTTATTTCCTGATTTTAATACTCTCAACATATATGCTCTACCGAGTCATTCCGTTTAGTAATCAATTCTGGCATTCTTGGATAAAAACTCTTATTGCCGGTGTATTGTTTATTGGTATTGTATCCTTCTTAAAATACTATTTAACGCTGAATATGTACGCCGAAGCTCTGATTACTATTACCGTAGCCGGTATAGGATATCTTGTTATCACGCATCTTTTCAAGATATGGAATTTGCAAGAGTTACGATCAACCATTGCTCTGATAACGAGAAAAAAGAATGCCTAA